The window ACGGCAACTCGCCTCGCTGATTGTGGATGAAATCGGGGACCAGGTTCCGGTTGACCCGCTGGTGCAATGCGGCTCGCCCGCCGCAGAAATCGTCGCCGTCGCGCGGGGCATGCCGGCGGATCTGATCGTGATTTCCACCCACGGACGCACCGGCCTGAAGCATGTGCTGTTGGGCAGCGCCGCCGAGTATGTGGTGCGTCACGCGCCTTGCCCGGTGCTCGTCGTCCGCGAGTACGAGCGCGAGTTCGTGGTCGAGTAAGACCTGCTCCTGGGCCATGAACCGAAGACCGTGCGGACCGCAGCCTTTAGGCTGCTTCCGCGCACTCTCCGCAGTCGAGCGTTGAAGCGGCCTCAAGGCCGCGGTCCGAAAAGACGGTTCATGGTAAGCAGGTGGGGCCGCGGCCACTCCTTCGGTTCAGGGACGTGACCGTGTTGGCCAGAAAGAGCAAGATCGCGGCGGCGTTCAGCAGGCCGCCCAGTTGGCGGCCTTCACCCCAACCGCTCAAATCTGCCAGCACTCTGAGCAACAGGGAGAAGTGGAGCAATCCGGCGTGCAGATAAAACCGGTTCCGGAACGCCACCGGCAAATTCAACACCGCCGGAAAAATCACCGGCGCGTGGCCGAAGATCATCGAAAACACGAATCCCAGGAACAGCGAATGGAGCGCGGCGGCGTAGCCTGGGCCGAATGCCAGCGGCGCGAAACGCAAGAGCAAAAGTCCCGCGACGCCGAGCCACACGTAACCCGCGAGCAGACAAATGGCCATGAAACGCGGCAGCCCTGTCTGCCGCACTGTGCGTCGCGCAATGTCGAAGCGGCCCAGCCAGAGCGACAGCGCGAGGATTCCGAAGCCGGTCGCTCGTTCACCCGCCGTTTGCGCGAAGACGCTCAGGATGATTCCACCGAGGAACACCGCGAGTGAGGCGATCAGGAGCGGCGGCGCCCACCGCACCTGGCGTTGAAACCGCGAGAGATCCAGCCGCTCGCCCAGGATCGTCAGCACCAGAAACGCGGCCCACCACAGGACGACGCGGTTCACAGGCTGACCAGCGAGCCAGAGGATGTTTCCGGTCAACCACGCCGCCGCGCCCAGGCTCATCGTGACGGTGAAGAGCGCGCGTTGCAGTTGCACGACGCGGAAGGTCACCGCCAGAAACGCCGCGCTGCCGAGCGCAAACAAAGCCGGCCCACCCGGTCCCAGAAATCCGAGAATGAAGATCAACGCTCCCGCGCCCGTCAAAAGCGGCGCCGCATAAGTCCACGCCGCTTGCAGTCCGACGGCGCGCTCCAGGCCGATCACCGTTCCCAGGAATCCGCAAATCATCAAAGGCCCATGAAACGTGATCCAGTTGGCATGGTCGGCTGGCACGGGCAAATTCAAGGGCAGCCGAATCAAGCCGCCCCAGAGGCCCGCCAGAAGCGAGAGAATGCCCAGGCCCAGAAATGGGAGCCGGCTCACTCGCAGCCGAGGTGTGGCCGTCTTCTGATCAGGCAACTTCATCGAAACACCGTTTTGACAGAACGCTGAAAATGGCGCCAAACCTTCTTTGGCTTTCGTTGAACAAGAATTGGTGAATCGATTGCTAACTCAGCGGTGACTGTGCAAATCTGAAACACTGGACGTATCCGTACACTGCTCCGGATTGCCAGGGCCGGAGCGCGGCGTTTACGCCGCTTACTCCGTGATACGCTTGACGCCGAAGCGGCCTCAAGGCCGCGCTCCGGTGCAGTCTGCGGATGTGCCTGGAAGGTCGATCCTTGATCGGCCGCCAAGAAACAGTGAACAATTGGCAAGCGGAGTGTGGTTCGCGCGCGGATTCAGAAGTACCCATTTGCTCTCGACACGACATGAGTGCACTTCCGAATTCACTGCGCAAAGCCGAAGTGGAACTGGCGACAGGCAAGACTCTGGCCGCCGCCATTGCCGGGCATCCGTTTCTCAAAGGCCTTTCCCCGGATCACCTGCGCGTGCTGGCCGACAATGCTATGCGCGTGCAGTTCGAGGAAGGCGACTTCATTTTCCGAGAGGGCGACCCGGCCAACCGCTTTTACCTGATCGAATCGGGCCAGATCGCGCTCGAATCGCGCACCGCCGAGGAACCTTCCCTGGTGATTCAAACCATCGGCCTCGGCGAAGTGCTCGGATGGTCGTGGCTTTTCCCTCCTTACTATTGGCATTTCGACGCGCGAGCCATCCAACCGGCCGCCGCGATTTTTTTCTACGGCACGCGCCTTCGCGAACAATGCGAAGACGACCACGACCTCGGCTACGAACTGATGACGCGCGTCACCTCCGTCGTGATCCAGAGGCTCCAGGCAACGCGAAAGCAGTTGAGAGGGAGTTAGGGAGCAGAACCCGCGACACGGTCACGTTGTGCGGCTTCTGGGGCGCTCGACCGGCTCAAGCCGGGACTACATCCGGGCGTGGTTCATGGGCTGGGAGGGAGCTGTCAGTGCTTCGGCCGCTGGGAGGCGAGGTAGTTGCCGAGGAATGTCGAGGCGAGGATTCCCAGGCTGAACAGGCCCAATACCTCGAAGGCGCTCTCCGCCTTCGCCTTAAGGAATCGGCCGTCGCCAAAGTACGATTGCCACAGCAGCCACATCGCGGCCAACCCCACCAACGTGAGCCCGACCACCACGGCCAGCATGGTCCGGCGCGGCCAGCCTTCCGAACAACGGAATAGTCCCGCCAGGGGCAACAGCAGCAGCCCAAAGACCGTCAGCGCCATGATCCCGAAAGGACTGTTGAAGCCCGTCGCGAGGCACCAGATCAAGGACGCCAGGCCCAGAAGAAAAACTCCCCCGACCCAGTTGGACTCCACGGTCTGTTCCGGAGTCAACGCCAACCGGCCAAATCGATTCAGCCGCAGCATCAAGTTGAACATCGGGTACGCCGTCCACGTGAGCACGGCAAACGCGATATACGCAATGCGCGCCGGCAGGACCCACGGCGCCAGGCCAGGGTTGGATTGCGCGACGGAGCCCAGCACCCGGTTCCCGAGGTAGCCCCCGATGATGATGGCCCATTGCACGCCCGGGCTGAGCTTCGACATGAACAGAAAGTATTTCAGCATCACCGCGTAGATCGGGTTGCCGGCTTTCAGGGCCTCGACAATCCCCGCTCGCGCCCATTCGTTCTCCGCGTCGAGCCGCAGCGCTTCGCGAAAATGTTCGAGCGCCTTTTCGCGTTCGCCGTTTTCCAGACAAGCCCAGCCCTGGTTGGCGTGGGTCGCGGAATTCTCCGGATCGCGCGCGAGGGTCGCCTGAATCGTCGCGCCCGCTTCGTCCCGGCGATTCAGCTTGACGAGCGCCGGTCAATCACATCAAGAGCGAAGGCGAACCGCTCAGCGGCGCCTGGCATCATCTGGCCTTTGTGCAGCAGGATGACGGAACTCGTGCGTTGTACATCGACGGCACAAAAGACGCGCTCGAAATCCCCGCCAAGGAAGCCGGCGCCTGGCGCATCAACACGACAACCGTCGGCGGCATCCTGCGCGCCAATCCCACGCACTGGGTCACCGGGTTGATCGATGACGTGGCTTTGTGGAATCGCGCGCTTTCCGCGGACGAAGTTAAGGCCGTCGTGACCACGGGCACGCCCGTGCCGTCCAGCAAACCCCAACCGCTGGCGATCCGCACCTTCAAGTCCAGCCTGCCCGCCGCCGCCGTGGGCGACAAGATGACCTTGACCTGGGATGTGACCAAAAACGCCCAGGTGGAAATCGACCAGGGAGTCGGGGATGTCACCGCGAAAACTGTCTCGGACCTGGGTTCGACCGATGTAACGCTCACCGCCAGCCGGACCTTCAAGTTGACGCTGAAACGCGGCGTGGAAACGGCTTCCCAAACCGTGAGTGTCGCCGCCATCGATGGCGTTTCAGCAGGGTGGACCTTGATCGACAATTTCGACCGTTACACGGTTGGAGGATTGAACGGTCAGGGCGGGTGGGCCGACCTGGACGGGAACGATTTCGTGGTCGTCGATATCAGCGGCAACAAACTCGTCGCCCCCCGAGGCGGCAATGCCACGGCCTCCTTGCGGCTCGGCCCGCTGACCTTGAAGGAAGGCGAACAGCGAACTCTGTTCTTCCGCGTTTACACCTCCGGCGACGAATCCGAACCAGTCAAAGGAACGGTCGGCATCACGGATCGCAGCGTGCGCTTCGGCAGCGACGTCGGCGCGATGGGCGATAACATTGGCCCCGGAGCAGTCATCAGCAACGAACTCGGGACCGGCGTGCAAGTGGGCGGCGCCAACGGCAACGGCGCAACGGTCGATTTTGGTCCTGAACCGGTGGTCGCAACGAAGGCCGCCTACAATATTTGGGTGGACTTTAAGAACGGCCCGTTCCCGGCGGACCAAAGCTCCACGGGCGACACTTACTCGATCTACGTCCAAAAGGATGGGACAACCCAGCGCACCAAGGTCGTTTCGGATTATATCTCCGCCCGAAATCCGATCGGGCAAGCTGATGTCGGTTTTACGACCAAGGATTTGGACAAGATCATTCTCGGCGGCCTGGGCGGGCACAGCACATCCACGAATCTGTTCTTCGACGACATCTATCTGAGCAAGACAGGCTACAACACCACCGTGCCGCGCGCGTTTGGGTTCACCGTGCCTGTGGCGGAGACGGTCAAGCCGCCCACGCTGGCCATCAAACGAGTCGGCGCGGAACTGGAAATCACCTGGAGCGCCGGGACCCTCGAATCCTCCACGGCGCTGGCGAGCGGTTGGACCGCCGTGGCGAACGCGGTGTCGCCGCTTAAGAGCGTGTCCGAAAATTCCGCGGGGTCCTGTTTTCGCGCCAAAGGCCGGATGGCGAGGCGCGACGAAGGAGAATATCCTCCCTGGATCTTCGACTGAGGAGCAACGAAGCCAGGCGGCCTTTGGCGCGAAAACCCTCCGGGCGGCGGGTCTTTTGTCCGTGGCCTGCGTTGGCTCGGTCCTTACAGCCCGCGTTGGGGATGCTCGGACCTCGCCGCCTTGGCCACAGCCAAAATCCCTCGCCGCAGGACCCCGCGCAATTTTCGGACACGCTCTAAGGTCAAACCGGATGCAGCGATGCGGTTTTATCGCGCCAAACAATAAACCGGCGCCATGGATTTCGCCCTCTCTTCCCTGCGAAGGGAGGAGAGGGACGGGGAGAGGAGGGCCGTTTTCACTGTGTTTCCCCTCTCCTCGGTCCTCTCCCCGCTCGTTCCTCGCAGGGAGAGGAAGAAGAGGAGGCCTGAACCTCTGAGCCGATTTCTTGACCACGGATTTCGCGGATTCGCGGATCGAGAAGTGATTTTATCCGTGTGATCCGCGTAATCCGTGGTTGAATCAGGTTCGTGGGGAGGGGAGAATCGATTCCAGATTTGAGCTATGCCCGTCCACGCCTCCGAGCCTGACCCCGACGTTCTGATCATCGGGGCCGGCCCCACCGGCGCTGTAGCCGCGAAACGATTCATCGAAGCCCGCCTGCGCGTCGTCGTGCTCGAACAAGGCGATTGGCCGGACTACTCCAAAGCCCGCGCGGAGCATCCGGACTTTGAACTGACCGCGGGCCGTTACTGGTCGGGCAACCCGAATCGCCGCCAGGCCCCGGCCGATTACCCGATCGACGACCAGGACTCCGACATTTCCGCCGTGCTCTACAATGCCGTGGGTGGCGGCACGGTGATCTACGCCGCGCACTGGCAGCGCAACATGCCATCTGATTTTCGGGTGCGCACGCTCGATGGCGTGGCGGACGATTGGCCGCTCACTTACGAGGACCTGGAACCGTTTTACGAAAGAGTCGAGCGCGACTTTGGCGTTTCGGGCCTGGCTGGAGACACCGCGTTTCCGCCGGGCAAACCGCTGCCGTTGCCGCCGGCTCCGCTCGCGCCCATGGGCCGGCGCGTGGCCCGCGCGCACAACCAACTCGGCTGGCACTGGTGGCCCGCGCCCAATGCCATTGCGACCCGGCCTTACGGTTCGCTTCGCGAGTGCACGCAGCGCGCGACCTGCATGTGGGGCTGCGTCGAAGGCGCCAAGGCGTCCGTCGATCGCACCCACTGGCCGCAACTGGTGAAACGCGGCGCGCGCCTCGTCACCGGCGCGCGCGTGCGCCGGCTTGAAGTCAGTCCCGGAGGGCTGGCCACCGGCGCGCTGTATGTGGATCGAACGGGGAAGGAACAGTTTCAGAAAGCCGCGGTCACGGTTCTGGGCGCCAACGGGATTGGCACGCCGAGAATCCTGTTGCTTTCCGCGACCAACAAGTCTCCGAGCGGACTCGCCAATTCATCGGGTTTGGTGGGGCGGCGCCTGATGATGCATCCGTTCGGCACCGTGGTGGGTTTGTTTGAAGAGGATCTGGGCAGCACCCACGGTTTGTGGGGCCAACACATTCATTGCCTCGAATTTTACGAGACGGATGCCGCGCGCGGATTCGTGCGCGGCGCCAAGTGGGGATTGCAGCCCACGGGCGGTCCGCTCTCCATGACGCGCAGTTATCCGTGGGGCGACAATCCGATCTGGGGACCGAGCTTTCACCAACAACTCCGCCAGCGGCTCGGTCATTCGGCGATGTGGGGAATCATTGCGGAGGACTTGCCGGAGGACGACAATCGCGTCGTGCTCGATCCTGTTCTCAAGGACGCCGACGGCATTCCCGCGCCGAAGTTGATTTATCGGATGTCGGAAAACTCACGGCGGCTTCTGCAGTTTCATCTGGCGCGCGCGCGGGAATCGCTCGACGCTGCCGGGGCATACGCGACCGTGATCGCGCCGCTCATCCGCGAAACCGGCTGGCACCTGCTCGGCACCGCCCGAATGGGCGCGGATCCCGCAACGTCCGTCGTGGATGCGTGCGGACGTTGTCACGATGTGCCCAATCTGTTCATCCTCGACGGCAGCATCTGGCCCACGTCGAGCGGCATGAACCCGACGGCGACCATCGCCGCCTTGGCCCTGCGCTGCGCCGAACATCTTGTCGAAGAGCGGCGCAATCAAAGAGTCCCGCTGTGAACACCTGGCCAATGAACTCCGACACATCTGAGAGATCCGTCCTGGCCAACCTGGCGGATGTGCTGATCCCCGCGGGCGATGGTTTCCCTTCCGCGAGCGAGGCGGGCGTGGCGCAGGACGGCCTGGACCAGATCCTCGCGGTGCGTCCGGACCTGGCCGAAGGTTTGAAGAAGATTCTCGCGCAAGCCCAGGGGAGGAACGCCGCGGAATTCTTGGCCGAGCTTCAAATCAATGACCCGGCTGGCTTCGGTCTCCTGGCTGAACTCGTGCCTGGGGCTTACTTCTTGAATTCGCGCGTGCGCGCGGCCCTCGGATACGACGGCCAAAGCGCGCGTCCCATCGATCCCAGACCCGACTACTGCGACGACGGCCTGCTGCAATCGGTAATCGACCGCGGTCCCATCTTCCGCCCGACGCCGCGGTGATCTTCGAAATCTGCTCCTTTGGCTTCAGAATCATGCACTCGGCGCCCATGAACCGGGCGGACCGCAGCCTTCAGGCTGCTTCCGCGCCCAATTTGGAGTTCGGCGTGGAAGCGGCCTGAAGGCGCCTAAAGGCCACGGTCCGAGGAGACGGTTCTTGGGAAGTTTCCATGGCCAAGGTGCCATGCACTCGATCTTGAACCCGTCTATACGTCGGCCACGGCTCGCCGGGACGGGCTCGCCCTACCGTGGATGCGTTCGGCGTCATGGCAAGCAGGTATGGAAAAAAGTATTTCAACAATACCTCACTGAGTGCTTCATTGGGGCAAGAACGAATCATAACCGACCAAAAGAGAAAACATATGTCCACTGAAACCAAATGCCCATTCCATCAAGCCGCCGGCGGCGGCACCACGAACCGCGACTGGTGGCCGAACCAGTTGAAGCTCGAACTGCTGCACCAGCATTCCGCCAAGTCCAACCCGATGGGCGAGGACTTCGACTACGCCAAAGAGTTCAAGAGCCTCGACTTTGCAGCTCTGAAAAAGGATCTCGCAGCTTTGATGACCGACTCGCAGGACTGGTGGCCGGCGGACTTCGGGCACTACGGGCCTTTGTTCATCCGCATGGCATGGCACAGCGCCGGCACCTACCGCATCGGCGACGGCCGCGGCGGCGGCGGCAGGGGCCAGCAACGCTTCGCGCCACTCAACAGTTGGCCGGACAACGTCAGCCTCGATAAGGCGCGCCGGCTCCTTTGGCCGATCAAGCAGAAGTATGGCCGGAAGATTTCGTGGGCCGACTTGATGATCCTGGCCGGCAATGTTGCCTCGGAAACGATGGGCTTCAAAACGTTCGGTTTCGGCGGCGGCCGCGAGGATGTCTGGGAGCCCGACCAGGACGTCTATTGGGGCTCCGAGGAAAAGTGGCTGGGTGACGAACGCTACTCCGGCGACCGGAATCTTGAAAACCCGCTCGGGGCCGTGCAGATGGGCCTCATTTACGTCAACCCGGAGGGACCGAACGGCAATCCCGACCCGGTGGCCGCGGCGCGGGACATTCGCGAGACCTTCGCCCGCATGGCGATGAACGACGAAGAGACGGTGGCGCTCATCGCCGGCGGCCACACCTTCGGCAAAACTCACGGCGCCGGCCCCGCGTTGCATGTTGGGCCTGATCCGGAAGCGGCCGGACTCGAAGAGCAGGGCCTGGGCTGGAAAAACACCTTCGGCGCCGGCAAAGGCGGTGACACGATCACCAGCGGCCTGGAAGTTACCTGGACACAAACGCCGGCGCGCTGGAGCAATTACTACCTGGAAAACCTCTTCAAATACGAATGGGAACTGACCAAGAGCCCGGCCGGCGCGCATCAGTGGGTTGCCAAAGACGCTCCCGAAATCATCCCGGACGCGCACCATCCGTCCCAAAAGCGCAAGCCCACCATGCTCACCACGGACCTTTCGCTGCGCTTCGATCCGGCTTACGAAAAAATCGCGCGGCGTTTCCTGGAGAATCCCGCTCAGTTTGCCGACGCTTTCGCCCGCGCGTGGTTCAAGCTGACGCACCGCGACATGGGCCCGCGCGCGCGTTATCTTGGCCCGGAGGTTCCCGCGGAAGAACTCATCTGGCAGGACCCGGTTCCCGAGGTGAATCACAAATTGATCGATGCGCAGGACATCGCCGTTCTCAAGGGCAAAATCCTGGCTTCCGGTCTGTCGGTCTCTGAGCTGGTTTATACCGCCTGGTCATCAGCGTCCACATTCCGTGGCTCCGACAAGCGCGGCGGCGCGAACGGCGCCCGCATTCGCCTCGCGCCGCAGAACGATTGGGAAGTCAACCAGCCCGCCCAACTGGCCAGGGTGCTCAAGACCCTGGAAGGCATCCAGAGCGCGTTCAACAGCGCGCAGTCGTGCGGCACGAAAGTTTCGCTGGCTGACCTGATCGTGCTGGCCGGTTGCGCCGGCGTCGAGCAAGCGGCGAAGAACGCCGGTCACACGATCACGGTTCCCTTCACGCCGGGACGCACGGACGCCTCCTCAGAGCAAACCGATGCGGCGTCCTTCGCCGTGCTCGAACCCATCGCGGACGGCTTCCGCAATTACCTCAAGGGCAATTACACCGTGCCATCCGAGGCGTTGCTCGTGGACAAGGCGCAATTGCTGACCTTGACCGCGCCGGAAATGACCGCGCTCGTGGGCGGCATGCGCGTCCTGAAGACCAACTTCGGTGGCGCGCCGCACGGCGTTTTCACCAGGCGACCGGAGGCATTGACCAATGACTTCTACGTGAACTTGCTCGACATGAGCACGGAGTGGAAGCCGGTCTCGAAGGACGCAGACGTGTTTGAAGGCCGCGATGGCAAGACCGGCGCGGTCAAGTGGACCGGCACGCGTGTGGACCTAGTCTTCGGTTCCAATTCCCAACTCCGGGCACTGGCTGAAGTTTACGGAAGCTCCGACGCCCAGGCGAAGTTTGTTCACGACTTTGTTTCGGCCTGGAACAAAGTGATGAACCTCGACCGCTTCGATCTGGCGTGAGTTCTGATCCAAGTTCTGACGAC of the Verrucomicrobiota bacterium genome contains:
- a CDS encoding universal stress protein, which codes for MFRLKRILVPIDFSDCAKKALRYAIPLASQHRAALTLLYVVPANYAVGEYGGIDYGSLEAEMRASGERQLASLIVDEIGDQVPVDPLVQCGSPAAEIVAVARGMPADLIVISTHGRTGLKHVLLGSAAEYVVRHAPCPVLVVREYEREFVVE
- a CDS encoding Crp/Fnr family transcriptional regulator, whose product is MSALPNSLRKAEVELATGKTLAAAIAGHPFLKGLSPDHLRVLADNAMRVQFEEGDFIFREGDPANRFYLIESGQIALESRTAEEPSLVIQTIGLGEVLGWSWLFPPYYWHFDARAIQPAAAIFFYGTRLREQCEDDHDLGYELMTRVTSVVIQRLQATRKQLRGS
- a CDS encoding LamG domain-containing protein, which codes for MKSEGEPLSGAWHHLAFVQQDDGTRALYIDGTKDALEIPAKEAGAWRINTTTVGGILRANPTHWVTGLIDDVALWNRALSADEVKAVVTTGTPVPSSKPQPLAIRTFKSSLPAAAVGDKMTLTWDVTKNAQVEIDQGVGDVTAKTVSDLGSTDVTLTASRTFKLTLKRGVETASQTVSVAAIDGVSAGWTLIDNFDRYTVGGLNGQGGWADLDGNDFVVVDISGNKLVAPRGGNATASLRLGPLTLKEGEQRTLFFRVYTSGDESEPVKGTVGITDRSVRFGSDVGAMGDNIGPGAVISNELGTGVQVGGANGNGATVDFGPEPVVATKAAYNIWVDFKNGPFPADQSSTGDTYSIYVQKDGTTQRTKVVSDYISARNPIGQADVGFTTKDLDKIILGGLGGHSTSTNLFFDDIYLSKTGYNTTVPRAFGFTVPVAETVKPPTLAIKRVGAELEITWSAGTLESSTALASGWTAVANAVSPLKSVSENSAGSCFRAKGRMARRDEGEYPPWIFD
- a CDS encoding GMC family oxidoreductase, which codes for MPVHASEPDPDVLIIGAGPTGAVAAKRFIEARLRVVVLEQGDWPDYSKARAEHPDFELTAGRYWSGNPNRRQAPADYPIDDQDSDISAVLYNAVGGGTVIYAAHWQRNMPSDFRVRTLDGVADDWPLTYEDLEPFYERVERDFGVSGLAGDTAFPPGKPLPLPPAPLAPMGRRVARAHNQLGWHWWPAPNAIATRPYGSLRECTQRATCMWGCVEGAKASVDRTHWPQLVKRGARLVTGARVRRLEVSPGGLATGALYVDRTGKEQFQKAAVTVLGANGIGTPRILLLSATNKSPSGLANSSGLVGRRLMMHPFGTVVGLFEEDLGSTHGLWGQHIHCLEFYETDAARGFVRGAKWGLQPTGGPLSMTRSYPWGDNPIWGPSFHQQLRQRLGHSAMWGIIAEDLPEDDNRVVLDPVLKDADGIPAPKLIYRMSENSRRLLQFHLARARESLDAAGAYATVIAPLIRETGWHLLGTARMGADPATSVVDACGRCHDVPNLFILDGSIWPTSSGMNPTATIAALALRCAEHLVEERRNQRVPL
- a CDS encoding gluconate 2-dehydrogenase subunit 3 family protein, giving the protein MNTWPMNSDTSERSVLANLADVLIPAGDGFPSASEAGVAQDGLDQILAVRPDLAEGLKKILAQAQGRNAAEFLAELQINDPAGFGLLAELVPGAYFLNSRVRAALGYDGQSARPIDPRPDYCDDGLLQSVIDRGPIFRPTPR
- the katG gene encoding catalase/peroxidase HPI, whose protein sequence is MSTETKCPFHQAAGGGTTNRDWWPNQLKLELLHQHSAKSNPMGEDFDYAKEFKSLDFAALKKDLAALMTDSQDWWPADFGHYGPLFIRMAWHSAGTYRIGDGRGGGGRGQQRFAPLNSWPDNVSLDKARRLLWPIKQKYGRKISWADLMILAGNVASETMGFKTFGFGGGREDVWEPDQDVYWGSEEKWLGDERYSGDRNLENPLGAVQMGLIYVNPEGPNGNPDPVAAARDIRETFARMAMNDEETVALIAGGHTFGKTHGAGPALHVGPDPEAAGLEEQGLGWKNTFGAGKGGDTITSGLEVTWTQTPARWSNYYLENLFKYEWELTKSPAGAHQWVAKDAPEIIPDAHHPSQKRKPTMLTTDLSLRFDPAYEKIARRFLENPAQFADAFARAWFKLTHRDMGPRARYLGPEVPAEELIWQDPVPEVNHKLIDAQDIAVLKGKILASGLSVSELVYTAWSSASTFRGSDKRGGANGARIRLAPQNDWEVNQPAQLARVLKTLEGIQSAFNSAQSCGTKVSLADLIVLAGCAGVEQAAKNAGHTITVPFTPGRTDASSEQTDAASFAVLEPIADGFRNYLKGNYTVPSEALLVDKAQLLTLTAPEMTALVGGMRVLKTNFGGAPHGVFTRRPEALTNDFYVNLLDMSTEWKPVSKDADVFEGRDGKTGAVKWTGTRVDLVFGSNSQLRALAEVYGSSDAQAKFVHDFVSAWNKVMNLDRFDLA